In Streptomyces sp. NBC_00878, a single window of DNA contains:
- a CDS encoding PH domain-containing protein, giving the protein MALFGNAHTVDPAKAQHDYARLLGQDEQVYAAYLLIRDTILFTDRRLILVDKQGITGKKTEYHSVPYRSITHFAVETAGHFDLDAELKIWISGTPAPIEKTFTKGVDIYEVQAILTQFVAR; this is encoded by the coding sequence ATGGCGCTGTTCGGAAACGCGCACACCGTCGATCCGGCGAAGGCCCAGCACGACTACGCGCGACTGCTCGGGCAGGACGAGCAGGTGTACGCCGCGTACCTGCTGATTCGCGACACGATCCTCTTCACCGACCGCCGTCTCATCCTGGTGGACAAGCAGGGCATCACCGGCAAGAAGACGGAGTACCACTCCGTCCCCTACCGCAGCATCACCCACTTCGCCGTCGAGACCGCGGGCCACTTCGACCTCGACGCCGAGCTGAAGATCTGGATCTCCGGCACCCCGGCGCCGATCGAGAAGACCTTCACCAAGGGCGTGGACATCTACGAAGTCCAGGCGATCCTCACGCAGTTCGTGGCGCGCTAG